One genomic segment of Mesoterricola silvestris includes these proteins:
- a CDS encoding outer membrane protein: MLRVLRNPVLILCAAGLAPLFAEEPKPAPETPACHTWHWRHRDRSEFAWQVQANMPAKELGTALDHTTGLGLGVQWNRYFKDGLSRRTRLEWNVFPEGGPAGTPALKTKASNYVLSFDHLYHFSGQFKGPYVLAGLGGVRWFFDRTPASGPRVSSHTTKLAVTAGAGYRFNRALSAEVRYLVSSVDRTYDGNVLQASAGIRF, translated from the coding sequence ATGCTGCGCGTTCTTCGAAACCCCGTCCTCATCCTCTGCGCGGCGGGCCTGGCGCCCCTTTTCGCCGAGGAGCCCAAGCCCGCCCCCGAAACGCCCGCCTGCCACACCTGGCACTGGCGCCACCGGGACCGCTCCGAATTCGCCTGGCAGGTGCAGGCCAACATGCCGGCCAAGGAGCTCGGCACGGCCCTGGACCACACCACCGGCCTGGGCCTGGGCGTGCAGTGGAACCGCTATTTCAAGGACGGCCTCTCCCGGCGCACGCGCCTGGAATGGAACGTCTTCCCCGAGGGCGGCCCCGCCGGCACCCCGGCCCTGAAGACCAAGGCCAGCAACTACGTCCTCTCCTTCGACCACCTCTATCATTTCTCGGGCCAGTTCAAGGGGCCCTATGTGCTGGCCGGCCTGGGCGGCGTGCGGTGGTTCTTCGACCGCACCCCGGCTTCCGGCCCCCGGGTCTCCTCCCACACCACCAAGCTGGCCGTCACCGCCGGCGCCGGCTACCGCTTCAACCGGGCCCTGTCGGCGGAAGTCCGCTACCTTGTGAGTTCCGTGGACCGGACCTACGATGGGAACGTCCTGCAGGCCAGCGCCGGCATCCGATTCTAG
- a CDS encoding DUF1501 domain-containing protein, with translation MPTSRRDFLRASAALGLGSALHPFGLRLASLGALAAPADYKALVCIFLLGGNDSANMVLATDTDSWGRYQTSRNVGGAASIALAEPGAPAVAGGLDSQGASALGGVLPITPRTDNGWPAGTTGTGTRTFALHPLMTNVQGLFAQGKAAVVANLGTLVQPVTRAQYKAGTVPLPRSLYSHNDQQSMWQTGAGEGARLGWGGLLADTFASANANGIFTAISVSGNAVLLSGRSTLAYQSAASGPIAINGTRQASLFGSAAAPGALQSLVTHPTPAAPSHFQADLAAVVSRSAAAQQQLANALLAVSAAPAPPKVTDPRSGASVANPVATGLQTIANLIAAGQVLGMKRQVFFLGVGGHDTHLDENGSHHRLMLNLDAGLGYFMQALSSLNGADLSSSVTAFTMSDFGRTFTSNGSGTDHGWGAHHLVVGGAVKGGDMYGRFPTVGPDLGAFVNPDSPFSGVWIPTTAVDQYAATLGSWLGVGAADLAAVFPNLAHFASGGSGLLGFL, from the coding sequence ATGCCCACCTCCCGAAGAGATTTCCTCCGGGCTTCCGCGGCCCTGGGCCTGGGTTCGGCCCTGCACCCCTTCGGCCTGCGCCTGGCCTCCCTGGGCGCCCTGGCCGCGCCCGCGGACTACAAGGCCCTGGTGTGCATCTTCCTCCTGGGCGGCAACGATTCCGCCAACATGGTGCTGGCCACGGACACCGATTCCTGGGGGCGCTACCAGACCTCCCGGAACGTGGGCGGGGCCGCCTCCATCGCCCTGGCCGAGCCGGGCGCCCCGGCCGTGGCCGGGGGCCTGGACTCCCAGGGGGCCTCGGCCCTGGGCGGCGTGCTGCCCATCACGCCCAGGACCGACAACGGCTGGCCCGCGGGCACCACGGGCACCGGGACGCGGACCTTCGCCCTCCACCCCCTCATGACCAACGTCCAGGGCCTCTTCGCCCAGGGCAAGGCGGCGGTGGTGGCCAACCTGGGCACCCTGGTGCAGCCCGTCACCCGCGCCCAGTACAAGGCCGGAACGGTCCCCCTTCCCCGGAGCCTCTACTCCCACAACGACCAGCAATCCATGTGGCAGACTGGGGCCGGGGAAGGGGCCCGCCTGGGCTGGGGCGGGCTCCTGGCCGACACCTTCGCCTCGGCCAACGCCAACGGCATCTTCACGGCCATTTCCGTCTCCGGCAACGCGGTCCTGCTCTCCGGGCGCTCCACCCTGGCGTACCAGTCCGCCGCCTCGGGTCCCATCGCCATCAACGGCACGCGCCAGGCCAGCCTCTTCGGAAGCGCCGCCGCCCCCGGCGCCCTCCAGTCCCTCGTCACCCACCCCACCCCCGCGGCCCCCTCCCACTTCCAGGCGGACCTCGCCGCGGTGGTGAGCCGTTCCGCCGCCGCCCAGCAGCAGCTGGCCAACGCCCTCCTGGCCGTATCCGCCGCCCCGGCTCCGCCGAAGGTCACCGATCCGCGATCGGGCGCGTCCGTCGCCAACCCCGTGGCCACCGGGCTCCAGACCATCGCCAACCTCATCGCCGCCGGACAGGTGCTGGGCATGAAGCGGCAGGTGTTCTTCCTGGGCGTGGGGGGCCACGACACCCACCTGGACGAGAACGGAAGCCACCACCGGCTCATGCTCAACCTGGACGCGGGCCTGGGCTACTTCATGCAGGCGCTCTCGTCCCTCAACGGCGCGGACCTCAGCTCCAGCGTCACGGCCTTCACCATGTCGGACTTCGGCCGCACCTTCACCAGCAACGGCTCGGGCACCGACCACGGCTGGGGCGCGCACCACCTGGTGGTGGGCGGCGCCGTGAAGGGGGGCGACATGTACGGGCGCTTCCCCACCGTCGGCCCCGACCTGGGCGCCTTCGTGAACCCCGACTCGCCCTTCAGCGGCGTGTGGATCCCCACCACCGCCGTGGACCAGTACGCCGCCACGCTGGGGTCCTGGCTGGGGGTGGGCGCTGCCGACCTGGCGGCGGTGTTCCCCAACCTGGCCCATTTCGCCTCGGGGGGGAGCGGCCTCCTGGGCTTCCTCTAA
- a CDS encoding DUF1800 domain-containing protein gives MVGCGGGSHPTLAPPKDPPASAAEARRFLTQATFGPTDADVALLGTQGYGGWVDYQTSLPAGDTFVGYLDGRQAQFDAYNAGRTTGLLRLGPNQFYEHFYGLAAAGPDLLRQRVAFALSQILVVSMQDAKVASHPRSSASYYDMLRGDAFGSFRKLLEDVTLHPAMGFYLSTFDNRQEDPARGRLPDENYAREVMQLFTIGLYQLNGDGTLKTDAQGAPIPTYSHDDVAGLAKVFTGWGWYSANPTSTTFWKMDGPASETTAMGFYPAYHSVGAKSFLGTTLAATATPDPAGDLKAALDTLANHPNVGPFLATRLIQQLVTSNPTPAYVGRVAAVFNDNGKGARGDLKAVVRALLLDPEARAASPDPGYGKLREPVLRLTAWMRAFGASSQSGYWLVPGLDSPSTGLGQSPLNASSVFNFWRPGYVPPHGELGDAGLLAPEFQGVDEVSVAGYLNFLLGLVANGIGGGSGTLPPTTGADITPAYATELPLADTPSSLVARVADVLTCSAMSATARDQITAAVAARSLPTTGIQADLDKARLDRVKIAVFLTLASPEFLHQR, from the coding sequence TTGGTCGGCTGCGGTGGGGGATCGCATCCCACCCTGGCGCCGCCCAAGGATCCGCCGGCTTCGGCGGCGGAGGCGCGGCGCTTCCTCACCCAGGCCACCTTCGGGCCCACGGACGCGGACGTCGCTCTCCTGGGGACCCAGGGGTACGGGGGGTGGGTGGACTACCAGACGTCCCTGCCGGCGGGGGATACGTTCGTGGGCTACCTGGACGGACGGCAGGCGCAGTTCGACGCCTACAACGCGGGGCGCACCACGGGGCTCCTGAGGCTGGGGCCCAACCAGTTCTATGAGCACTTCTATGGGCTGGCGGCGGCGGGGCCGGATCTCCTGAGGCAGCGGGTGGCCTTCGCGCTGTCGCAGATCCTGGTGGTGTCCATGCAGGACGCCAAGGTGGCCTCCCATCCCCGGAGTTCGGCTTCCTACTACGACATGCTCCGGGGGGACGCCTTCGGCAGTTTCCGCAAGCTCCTGGAGGACGTGACGCTCCACCCGGCCATGGGGTTCTACCTCTCCACCTTCGATAATCGACAGGAGGATCCCGCCCGGGGGCGGCTGCCGGACGAGAACTACGCCCGGGAGGTCATGCAGCTCTTCACCATCGGCCTCTACCAGCTCAACGGGGACGGCACCCTGAAGACCGACGCGCAGGGGGCGCCCATCCCCACCTACAGCCACGACGACGTGGCGGGGCTGGCCAAGGTGTTCACGGGGTGGGGCTGGTACTCCGCCAATCCCACCAGCACCACCTTCTGGAAGATGGACGGGCCCGCCAGCGAGACCACGGCCATGGGCTTCTACCCGGCCTACCACTCCGTGGGCGCCAAGAGCTTCCTGGGCACCACCCTCGCGGCCACCGCCACCCCCGACCCCGCCGGGGACCTCAAGGCGGCCCTGGACACCCTGGCGAACCACCCCAACGTGGGGCCCTTCCTGGCCACGCGGCTCATCCAGCAGCTGGTGACCAGCAATCCCACCCCGGCGTATGTGGGGCGCGTGGCGGCGGTGTTCAACGACAACGGCAAGGGGGCGCGGGGGGATCTGAAGGCCGTGGTGCGCGCGCTCCTGCTGGACCCCGAGGCCCGCGCCGCGTCCCCGGACCCGGGCTACGGCAAGCTCCGGGAGCCCGTTCTTCGCCTCACGGCCTGGATGCGGGCCTTCGGCGCCTCCTCCCAGAGCGGGTACTGGCTCGTGCCGGGGCTGGACTCCCCCTCCACGGGCCTGGGGCAGTCGCCCCTGAACGCGTCGTCGGTGTTCAATTTCTGGCGCCCGGGCTACGTGCCGCCCCACGGGGAGCTGGGGGACGCTGGGCTCCTGGCGCCGGAATTCCAGGGGGTGGACGAGGTGTCCGTGGCGGGCTACCTGAACTTCCTCCTGGGACTGGTGGCCAACGGCATCGGCGGCGGCAGCGGCACCCTGCCCCCCACCACCGGCGCCGACATCACCCCCGCGTACGCCACGGAACTTCCCCTGGCCGACACCCCTTCCTCCCTGGTGGCGCGGGTGGCCGACGTCCTCACCTGTTCGGCCATGTCGGCCACGGCCCGGGACCAGATCACCGCGGCCGTGGCCGCCCGCAGTCTGCCCACCACCGGAATCCAGGCCGACCTGGACAAGGCGCGCCTGGACCGGGTGAAGATCGCCGTGTTCCTGACCCTCGCCTCCCCCGAATTCCTGCACCAGCGCTGA
- a CDS encoding type II toxin-antitoxin system VapC family toxin: protein MRRYLLDASAILAFMSNETGADKVRAVILAGQAGVTAVNISEVAAKLVSRGLSSVDAEFQCRSMGLDILDVDEGIAFAAAALIPITQPLGLSLGDRVCLATAARDACVAMTADKAWARVPGANVEVIR, encoded by the coding sequence ATGCGCCGCTACCTTCTCGACGCAAGCGCCATCCTGGCTTTCATGAGCAACGAAACGGGCGCGGACAAGGTCCGGGCCGTGATCCTGGCGGGTCAAGCCGGAGTCACGGCCGTCAACATCTCCGAGGTGGCCGCCAAGCTGGTTTCCCGGGGGCTGTCCAGCGTGGACGCGGAATTTCAGTGCCGGTCCATGGGGCTCGACATCCTTGATGTGGACGAGGGAATCGCCTTCGCGGCCGCCGCGCTGATTCCCATCACCCAACCGCTAGGCTTGTCCCTGGGCGACCGGGTCTGTTTGGCGACTGCCGCGCGAGATGCTTGCGTCGCCATGACCGCCGATAAAGCCTGGGCCCGTGTTCCGGGCGCGAATGTTGAAGTGATTCGATAG
- the rplS gene encoding 50S ribosomal protein L19: protein MSNVIDRLEAGMLRSDLPKIAPGDTVKVHVKVKEGEKERIQVYQGVVIGIKGGGMRTSFTVRKVSAGIGVERIFPMHSPSIDKLEVLRSGKVRRAKLYFLREKLGKAGRLKERRRELVAE from the coding sequence ATGAGCAATGTAATCGACCGCCTCGAAGCTGGCATGCTTCGTTCCGACCTCCCCAAGATCGCCCCCGGCGACACCGTCAAGGTGCACGTCAAGGTGAAGGAAGGCGAGAAGGAGCGCATCCAGGTCTACCAGGGCGTGGTGATCGGCATCAAGGGCGGCGGCATGCGCACGTCCTTCACCGTCCGCAAGGTCTCCGCCGGCATCGGCGTGGAGCGCATCTTCCCCATGCACAGCCCCTCCATCGACAAGCTCGAAGTCCTCCGCAGCGGCAAGGTCCGCCGCGCGAAGCTCTACTTCCTGCGCGAGAAGCTGGGCAAGGCCGGCCGCCTCAAGGAGCGCCGCCGGGAGCTGGTCGCGGAGTAG
- the trmD gene encoding tRNA (guanosine(37)-N1)-methyltransferase TrmD yields MRFDALTLLPEFFDLARAGVTGRAFRELGHVLATHSYRPFAGNAFGHVDAPPFGGGPGMVLRPDVLRDTLASVPREGRRRVIHFSPAAPPLDHAKVRELAGLDQVVLVCTRFEGLDQRAVDLYIDEELSVGEAVLSGGELPALFLIDAVCRWLPGVLGNSSSAEADSFAGGLLDHTHFTRPAEFEGIPAPEVLQGGNHEAIRLFRLREAMARTRRLRPDLWEAYRARIPHLPRPDQWCAWQVDHPEDWDRPRPRGWKSAGNPGSFR; encoded by the coding sequence ATGCGCTTCGACGCCCTGACCCTCCTTCCCGAGTTCTTCGACCTGGCCCGCGCGGGGGTCACGGGCCGGGCCTTCCGGGAACTGGGCCACGTGCTGGCCACCCATTCCTACCGCCCCTTCGCGGGCAACGCCTTCGGGCACGTGGACGCCCCGCCCTTCGGGGGCGGGCCGGGCATGGTGCTCCGGCCGGACGTGCTCCGCGACACCCTGGCCTCGGTGCCCCGGGAGGGCCGCCGCCGGGTCATCCACTTCAGCCCCGCCGCCCCGCCCCTGGACCACGCCAAGGTGCGGGAACTGGCGGGCCTGGACCAGGTGGTCCTGGTGTGCACCCGCTTCGAGGGCCTGGACCAGCGGGCGGTGGACCTCTACATCGACGAGGAGCTGAGCGTGGGCGAGGCGGTGCTCTCCGGGGGCGAGCTGCCGGCCCTCTTCCTCATCGACGCCGTGTGCCGCTGGCTCCCCGGCGTCCTGGGCAACAGCTCCTCCGCCGAGGCCGACAGCTTCGCCGGAGGGCTCCTGGACCACACCCACTTCACCCGCCCCGCGGAGTTCGAGGGCATCCCGGCCCCCGAGGTGCTCCAGGGCGGCAACCACGAGGCCATCCGGCTCTTCCGGCTCCGGGAGGCCATGGCCCGCACCCGGCGCCTGCGCCCGGACCTCTGGGAGGCGTACCGGGCCCGCATCCCGCACCTGCCCCGGCCGGACCAGTGGTGCGCCTGGCAGGTGGATCACCCCGAGGACTGGGACCGCCCCCGCCCCCGGGGCTGGAAAAGCGCTGGAAATCCTGGCTCATTCCGGTAA
- a CDS encoding DNA gyrase inhibitor YacG, translated as MLVRPCPQCRKPVPWESTPTRPFCSERCRTRDLGAWSSEVYRVPVEPAVEDGEGWSEDAPTC; from the coding sequence ATGCTCGTGCGCCCCTGCCCCCAATGCCGGAAACCTGTTCCCTGGGAATCGACACCCACCCGTCCCTTCTGCTCCGAACGCTGCCGCACCCGGGACCTGGGGGCCTGGAGCTCCGAGGTCTACCGGGTGCCGGTGGAACCCGCCGTGGAGGACGGGGAGGGCTGGTCCGAGGACGCCCCTACTTGTTAG
- the dnaK gene encoding molecular chaperone DnaK — MGKIIGIDLGTTNSCVAVMEGGQPKVIPNAEGSDTTPSVVGFNPKTSERLVGAAAKRQAVAQPKNTVSSIKRFMGLPFTDSSKEQHLVPYVVERGEKGGCNVNIMGKHYTPEEISAMVLTKMKDSAEAYLGEKVTQAVITVPAYFNDAQRQATKDAGAIAGLEVMRIINEPTAAALAYGLDKKKDGTIAVFDFGGGTFDISILEVSEGVVEVKSTNGDTHLGGDNVDQLIIDWLIDEFQKAEGIDLRKQAESLQRLKEAAEKAKCELSTTTQTDISLPYITADASGPKHISQTLTRSRFEAMMEPILQKLRIPCENAVKDAKLSHHEIDEVVLVGGSTRTPKVQELVKSIFGREPNKSVNPDEVVAVGAAVQGGVLAGDVKGVLLLDVTPLSLGINANGGQMSVIIPRNTTIPTKRSEIYTTAVDNQPGVDIEVFQGERPLVEGNKLLGNFHLGGLPPAPRGMPQIEVVFDIDANGIVHVTAKDKGTGKDASITLTGSTGLSKEEIDAKVKDAEAHKAEDEDRKKLLEDKNHLDQTIYQVEKLIKESGDKLPEGDRKEAEAAVAEAKEALASLDKDRIAKALENLNAKSHKLAESIYKDAPPPQDPGAAAPGGGEKKKEDDVIDAEVVN, encoded by the coding sequence ATGGGAAAGATCATCGGCATCGACCTCGGCACGACCAACAGCTGCGTGGCAGTCATGGAGGGTGGCCAGCCCAAGGTCATTCCCAACGCGGAAGGCTCGGACACCACCCCCAGCGTGGTGGGCTTCAACCCCAAGACCAGCGAGCGCCTCGTGGGCGCCGCCGCCAAGCGGCAGGCCGTGGCCCAGCCCAAGAACACCGTCTCCTCCATCAAGCGCTTCATGGGCCTGCCCTTCACGGATTCCTCGAAGGAGCAGCACCTGGTGCCCTACGTGGTGGAGCGGGGCGAGAAGGGCGGCTGCAACGTCAACATCATGGGCAAGCACTACACCCCTGAGGAAATCAGCGCCATGGTCCTCACCAAGATGAAGGACAGCGCCGAGGCCTACCTGGGCGAGAAGGTCACCCAGGCCGTCATCACCGTGCCCGCCTACTTCAACGACGCCCAGCGCCAGGCCACCAAGGACGCCGGGGCCATCGCGGGCCTGGAGGTCATGCGCATCATCAACGAGCCCACCGCCGCGGCCCTGGCCTACGGCCTGGACAAGAAGAAGGACGGCACCATCGCCGTCTTCGACTTCGGCGGCGGCACCTTCGACATCTCCATCCTGGAGGTGTCCGAGGGCGTGGTGGAGGTGAAGTCCACCAACGGCGACACCCACCTGGGCGGCGACAACGTGGACCAGCTGATCATCGACTGGCTCATCGACGAGTTCCAGAAGGCCGAGGGCATCGATCTGCGCAAGCAGGCCGAGAGCCTCCAGCGCCTGAAGGAGGCCGCCGAGAAGGCCAAGTGCGAGCTGTCCACCACCACCCAGACCGACATCAGCCTGCCCTACATCACCGCCGACGCCAGCGGGCCCAAGCACATCAGCCAGACCCTCACCCGCAGCCGCTTCGAGGCGATGATGGAGCCCATCCTCCAGAAGCTCCGCATCCCCTGCGAGAACGCGGTGAAGGACGCCAAGCTCAGCCACCACGAGATCGACGAGGTCGTCCTGGTGGGCGGCTCCACCCGCACCCCCAAGGTGCAGGAGCTGGTGAAGTCCATCTTCGGCCGGGAGCCCAACAAGAGCGTGAACCCCGACGAAGTGGTGGCCGTGGGCGCCGCGGTGCAGGGCGGCGTGCTCGCCGGCGACGTGAAGGGCGTGCTGCTGCTGGACGTGACGCCCCTGTCCCTGGGCATCAACGCCAACGGGGGCCAGATGAGCGTCATCATCCCCCGCAACACCACCATCCCCACCAAGCGCTCCGAGATCTACACCACGGCCGTGGACAACCAGCCCGGGGTGGACATCGAGGTGTTCCAGGGTGAGCGGCCCCTGGTGGAGGGCAACAAGCTCCTGGGCAACTTCCACCTGGGCGGCCTGCCCCCGGCGCCCCGGGGCATGCCCCAGATCGAGGTGGTCTTCGACATCGACGCCAACGGCATCGTGCACGTCACCGCCAAGGACAAGGGCACCGGCAAGGACGCCAGCATCACCCTCACGGGCTCCACGGGCCTGTCCAAGGAGGAGATCGACGCCAAGGTCAAGGACGCCGAGGCCCACAAGGCCGAGGACGAGGACCGCAAGAAGCTCCTGGAGGACAAGAACCATCTGGACCAGACCATCTACCAGGTGGAGAAGCTCATCAAGGAGAGCGGCGACAAGCTCCCCGAAGGCGACCGCAAGGAGGCCGAGGCCGCCGTCGCCGAAGCCAAGGAGGCCCTGGCCAGCCTGGACAAGGACCGCATCGCCAAGGCCCTGGAGAACCTCAACGCCAAGAGCCACAAGCTGGCCGAGAGCATCTACAAGGACGCCCCGCCCCCGCAGGATCCCGGCGCGGCGGCCCCCGGCGGCGGCGAGAAGAAGAAGGAAGACGACGTCATCGACGCCGAAGTCGTGAATTAA
- the dnaJ gene encoding molecular chaperone DnaJ, producing MATPDYYKILGLTKGASEEDIKKAYRKLARKYHPDLNPGNKESEARFKELAEANDILSDPVKRKNYDTYGDPAGPGAHMGGQGFSFEDSGFGSSFQDLFQGFGKRPSGRRRPGPRAGEDTQHTVRIGFKDAFHGTRLALNLHRSETCSACQGSGDKVGAPVSTCPSCNGRGYQEQGGGFFRSREECPACNGTGKKAPPCETCRGQGRLPRNETVNVNIPAGVEDGTRLRVAGKGEAGRRGGGAGDLYLQVQVEADPRFERRGANLYLDLPISFTESALGSKVEIPTPEGHSTIRIPPGTQAGTNLRLKGMGMPIPGSSQRGDLFARIRVVTPKIEDERSKELLRELAELNDGSIRADAWR from the coding sequence ATGGCCACTCCCGACTACTACAAGATTCTTGGCTTGACCAAGGGCGCCTCCGAGGAGGACATCAAGAAGGCCTACCGGAAGCTGGCGCGCAAGTACCACCCCGATCTCAACCCCGGCAACAAGGAATCGGAGGCCCGGTTCAAGGAACTGGCCGAGGCCAACGACATCCTGTCGGACCCCGTGAAGCGGAAGAACTACGACACCTATGGGGATCCGGCGGGGCCGGGGGCGCACATGGGCGGCCAGGGCTTCTCCTTCGAGGACTCGGGCTTCGGGAGTTCCTTCCAGGATCTCTTCCAGGGCTTCGGCAAGCGGCCTTCGGGCCGGCGCCGGCCGGGGCCCCGGGCCGGGGAGGACACCCAGCACACCGTGCGCATCGGGTTCAAGGACGCCTTCCACGGCACCCGCCTCGCCCTCAACCTCCACCGGTCCGAGACCTGCTCCGCCTGCCAGGGCTCCGGGGACAAGGTGGGGGCCCCGGTGAGCACCTGCCCCTCCTGCAACGGCCGGGGCTACCAGGAGCAGGGCGGCGGCTTCTTCCGGTCCCGGGAGGAATGCCCGGCCTGCAACGGCACCGGCAAGAAGGCCCCCCCCTGCGAGACCTGCCGGGGCCAGGGCCGCCTCCCCCGCAACGAGACGGTGAACGTGAACATCCCCGCGGGGGTGGAGGACGGGACCCGGCTGCGGGTGGCCGGCAAGGGGGAAGCCGGCCGTCGCGGCGGGGGCGCCGGGGACCTCTACCTCCAGGTGCAGGTGGAGGCGGACCCGCGCTTCGAGCGGCGGGGGGCCAACCTCTACCTGGACCTGCCCATCAGCTTCACCGAAAGCGCCCTGGGCTCCAAGGTGGAGATCCCCACCCCCGAGGGGCACAGCACCATCCGGATCCCCCCCGGCACCCAGGCCGGCACGAACCTGCGCCTCAAGGGCATGGGCATGCCCATTCCCGGTTCCAGCCAGCGGGGGGACCTCTTCGCCCGCATCCGGGTGGTGACGCCGAAGATCGAGGACGAGCGCTCCAAGGAACTCCTGCGGGAACTTGCGGAACTCAACGACGGATCCATCCGTGCGGACGCGTGGAGGTGA
- a CDS encoding MerR family transcriptional regulator produces the protein MRRDPKSGSYMIGVVAARYEIHPQTLRLYEREGLLLPSRTEGKTRLYSEDDLERLEFILSLTRDLGVNLAGVEVVLNLRDRMKKMQEEMQNIIEKNESKMKSAGLEPERGLEGISSTGLVKLTPQGLRKR, from the coding sequence ATGAGACGGGATCCGAAAAGCGGCTCGTACATGATCGGCGTGGTCGCAGCCCGGTACGAAATCCACCCCCAGACCCTGCGACTTTATGAAAGGGAAGGACTCCTCCTTCCCTCCCGCACCGAGGGCAAGACGCGGCTCTACAGCGAGGACGACCTGGAGCGCCTTGAATTCATCCTTAGTCTTACCAGGGATTTGGGTGTAAACCTGGCCGGCGTCGAGGTGGTCCTGAACCTCCGGGACCGCATGAAAAAAATGCAGGAGGAAATGCAAAACATTATCGAGAAAAATGAATCTAAAATGAAGTCAGCCGGACTTGAACCCGAAAGGGGTCTGGAAGGCATTTCTTCGACGGGCCTTGTCAAACTCACCCCCCAGGGCCTGCGCAAGAGGTAA
- a CDS encoding sigma-70 family RNA polymerase sigma factor translates to MPQRHLEERSLDKYFDSIRDLPLLTAEEERINGRLWQNDRNPEGLRMLVEGNLRFVVKEARKFQGMGLDLLDLISEGNLGLIEAAKRFDPERENKFLTYASWWVRQAIFHALAEHGSKIRLPQKVAGHLVQLNRITHRLGQDLGRTPTVADIVAHSTFSAEEVERLQLLQQTTSTVSTEQGMGESDLTLGDSLEQSIEPSAMETLDQESFQDQVRLSLGLLNEKERRIIALHFGLDGSDPMTLERIGQSFEPPISRERVRQIEERAFMKIRERRRVLLGQFLKGDRS, encoded by the coding sequence GTGCCCCAACGGCATCTGGAAGAGCGGTCGCTCGACAAGTACTTCGACTCGATCAGGGATCTCCCCCTCCTGACCGCGGAGGAGGAGCGCATCAACGGGCGGTTGTGGCAGAACGACCGCAACCCCGAAGGCTTGAGGATGCTGGTGGAGGGCAACCTCCGCTTCGTCGTCAAGGAGGCCCGCAAGTTCCAGGGCATGGGCCTGGACCTGCTGGACCTCATCTCCGAGGGGAACCTGGGCCTCATCGAGGCCGCCAAGCGCTTCGACCCGGAGCGGGAGAACAAGTTCCTCACCTACGCGTCCTGGTGGGTGCGCCAGGCCATCTTCCACGCCCTGGCCGAGCACGGCAGCAAGATCCGCCTGCCCCAGAAGGTGGCCGGGCACCTGGTGCAGCTCAACCGCATCACCCACCGCCTGGGCCAGGACCTGGGCCGCACCCCCACCGTGGCCGACATCGTGGCCCACAGCACCTTCTCCGCGGAGGAGGTGGAGCGCCTGCAGCTGCTGCAGCAGACCACCTCCACCGTGAGCACCGAGCAGGGCATGGGCGAATCCGACCTCACCCTGGGCGACAGCCTGGAGCAGAGCATCGAGCCCAGCGCCATGGAGACCCTGGACCAGGAGTCCTTCCAGGACCAGGTGCGGCTCAGCCTGGGCCTGCTCAACGAGAAGGAGCGGCGCATCATCGCCCTGCACTTCGGCCTGGACGGTTCCGATCCCATGACCCTGGAGCGCATCGGCCAGTCCTTCGAGCCCCCCATCAGCCGGGAGCGGGTGCGCCAGATCGAGGAGCGCGCCTTCATGAAGATCCGCGAGCGCCGGCGCGTGCTGCTGGGACAGTTCCTGAAGGGAGACCGTTCGTGA